Sequence from the Amycolatopsis sp. NBC_00345 genome:
GCGGCTCAGGGCAGAGCGTCGAGGAACGGCCGGTGCGCGTCCTGGAACGCCCAGCCGTAGTAGTGGTCCCAGTTGATCGACCACGTCATCAGCCCGCGCAGGGCCGGCTGCGCGCCGCCGCGCAGGGTGTAGCCGCCGCAGCCGGTGTTCTTCACCAGGCAGGTCACCGCGGCCTGGACGTCGGCCGGGGCGATGAAGCCGTTGCCCGCGCTGACCGCGGCCGGGAGGCCGACCGCGAGCTGGTCGTCCCGCAGGCCGGCGAAGGTCTTCCCGGTGTCCCCGACCGGGAAGCCCGCCTTGAGCATGTCGCCCATGGCGATCGGGAAGTCCGCGCCGCCCATGGTGTGGTACTGGTTGTCGAGTCCCATGATCGGGCCGGAGTTGTAGTCCTGGACGTGCAGCACGGTCAGCGAGTCGCGCAGCGCGTCGATCACGGGCAGGAACGCGCCCCGCCGGGTGTCACCGCCGTTGCTGCCGCCGCCGTAGAACTGGTAACCCGTCTGGACGAGGAACGTCTCGGGCGCCATGGTGAGCACGAACTCGCTGCCGTAGCGGGACTTCAGCGTCTTCAGCGCGGAGATCAGGTTGACCACCACCGGGGTGGTCGGGTTCTGGAAGTCGGTGTCGCCGGCGTCGAGGGTGAGGGAGTGGCCCTCGAAGTCGACGTCCAGGCCGTCGAGGCCGTACTTGTCGATGATCGCCGAGACGGAGCTGACGAACGCGTCGCGCGCGGCCGTCGTGGTGAGCTGCACCTGGCCGTTCGCACCGCCGATGGAGATCAGCACCTTCTTGCCCTGCGCCTGCTTCGCGCGGATCGCCGCGATGAAGTCGGCGTCGCTCTCCACGCCCGCGCATTCCGAGGCGGGACAACGGTTGAAGCGGATGTCGCCGGACGTCGGCGAGGTCGGCTCGCCGAACGCGAGGTCGATGATGTCCCACGCCGCGGGCACGTCGGCGAGCTTCACGTAACCCGAGCCGTTCGCGAAGCTCGCGTGCAGGTAGCCGATCAGCGAGTGCTTGGGCAGGGCCGCCGCCCCGGCGGCACCGGGCGCGGCCACCACCCCGGCCAGTGCCACGGCGAGGGCGGCGAGGAAGACGGACAGTCGGGAACGCCTCATAGCGGGCCTCCGGTGTCGGCGGGGAGACCTCATTGTCTGGACCACTGTGTGAAATGTCCAGACCATTCGCCGAAGCGGCGGGAATTTCCCGTGCAGTCCGCTGCGACCCGGAATCTCGCAGAGACCGCGGCGCCCCCGGGAACCGCGCGGTGGGCCCCGTGGCACCCGGCCCCGGCCCGCGTGGGCCGGAGAACCGCGGCGCCCGGTAGCCCCGGATGCCCCAGCCCCGGCGTGCGGGCCCAGTGCATCCGGAGCACCCCCGGTACCCGGAGCGCCGCAGTGCTCAGCCGAACTGGCCGACCTGGTACTCCCCCGCGGGCTGGCGCACGATGACGTTGAGCCGGTTGAAGGTGTTGATCAGGGCGATGGTCGACACCAGCGCGCCGAGCTGCTCCTCGTCGTAGTGCTTGGCGGCGTTCGCCCACACCTCGTCCGAGACGCCGCCCGAGTCGGCGAGCCGGGTGCCCTCCTCGGTCAGCTCCAGCGCGGCGCGCTCGGCCTCGGTGAACACCGTGGCCTCGCGCCAGGCAGCGACGAGGTTGAGGCGCGTCGAGGTCTCACCGGCGTGGGCCGCTTCCTTCGTGTGCATGTCGAGGCAGAATCCGCAGCCGTTGATCTGGCTGGCGCGGATCTCCACCAGCGCCTGCGTTTCGGCGGGCAGAGAGTCCACGATCACCTTCGACGCGGAGATCAGCTGCTTCAGGAACTTGGCCGTGGCCGGGTTGCCGAAGAGGTTCAGACGAGCATCCATGATGAGCTCCCCAAGTGGTGTCCGATGTTTTCCCCTCCTTGACGAACCGGGCGGGCGGGATGTGACAACATCGGTTGTGACCTGCGTCTCACGGGATTCACTGTCCTGGATGGACGGTCAGCCGCACGCCCTCGGCCAGGCGGTACGGCCGGTTGTCGACGATCGCGCCCAGCAGCCGGCGCAGGCGGGAGACCTCCGCCCGGACTGTGACGAGGTGCTCCGCATCGCCGTGCAACGCGCGGCTCAGCGCCTCGGCGGACAGCCCGTCGTGACCCGCTTTCCCCAGCAGCACCAGGATTTCCGCGTGGCGCCGGGTGACCGGCTGCCGCCAGCCGGTCTCCCCGGTCCGCAGGCTCAGCAACGGCGTGCGGCCGAGGTCGAGGTCCAGCACCACCTGGCGGCCGCGCTCGGCCGGGCGGACCAGCCAGCCGTCGCCGAGCGGCTCGGGCAGGCACGCGCCGAGGCCGGGCACCGCGAGGACCTGACCGGGGCGCGGCGCGGCGATCCGCTCGCCCACCGCGACCCCCGCGCTGTGCGCCACCCAGCCGTCGGCGTCCACCAGCAGGGCCGGGCCGGCGGCCAGCACCGGTTCTCCCGTCCGCCGCAGCCGTTCCAGGCGCTGCCGATGCGAATGCCACAGCTGCGACTCCGCCAGCCTGCGGCCCGTCTCCACCAGCGCGCCGACCGCCGGGTGCAGGGTCAGGGCCGGGCCGCTGACGTCGATCACGCCGAGCAGTTCGCCGGTGCGCGGGTCGTGGATCGGCGACGCCGTGCAGTACCAGGGGTGCTGGTTCTGCTCGAAGTGCTCACCCGCGAGCAGTTCGACCGGGGCGGCCTCGGCGAGCGCCGTGCCGATCGCGTTGGTGCCCACCCTGGCCTCGGTCCAGTCGGCGCCCTCGGCGAACCCCAGGGTGTCCGCGCGCCGCCGGACGGCCGAAGATCCTTCCCGCCACAGGATGACGCTGTCCGCGTCCGTGACGACCAGCAGCATGTGGCCGGCATCGGACAGCGCGCCGATCACCTGCCGGAGATCGCCGATCACGTGCCGCAGCGGCGAGGTGTGCCGGCGGCGCGCGACCTCCGCCTCGGACACGGAGTCCCGCGCGTTCATGCTGTCGGCGGTCAGGCCGAGGCTCAGTGCCCGGGACCACGACCGGGAGACGAGCGGGCGCGGCGGCACCGGCGGCCGGCCACCGCCGATCACGGCCTCGTGCATCCGCACCAGATCGCGGGCGTGGGCGGGCAGGCTGCGTCCCGGGGGAACCGCGCTGTGCCCGGCCACAGTCCACCTCCCGCAGCGTCCCGTCGGCGGTTCAGCATAGGTCGCCTCCGGCCCGGGCACAAAGCCGCCGACCAGTGCCGGGGCGTGCAACTCGCTGCAACCCCTTGCCGCCGGGCGACGCCAGGGCGTGTGATCGGGGTTACACCACGACACCGGAGTCAGGGAGTAGCCATGACGCAGACGGCCGACCGGATCGCGCCGGCGGAATCGCCACAGGCCCGGGTGGAGGACTGGCTGGCCCGGTTCGAAGCGGCGCTGACCGCCCGTGACATCGAGGCCGCGGCCGCGCTGTTCGCGGTCGATTCCTATTGGCGCGACCTGGTTTCCTTCACCTGGACCCTCAAAACCGTGGAGGGCCGCGAAGGCGTGGCCGGCCTGCTCGGCGGATGCCTGGACAGCACCGATCCCCGCGGGTTCCGCACGACCGAACCGGCCACCGAGGCCGGCGGCGTGACGGAGGCCTGGATCGAGTTCGAAACCGCCGCCGGCCGGGCGAAGGGCTACCTGCGGCTGAAGGACGAGGGCGCGTGGACGTTGCTCACGACCCTGCGCGAGCTCAAGGGGTTCGAGGAGCCGGAGCGCGACCGCCGGCCCCGGGGCGTCGACCACGGGGTGGTCCGGGGCCGCCGCTCCTGGGCCGAGAAGCGGGCCGACGAACGGGAGCGGCTGGGCGCCGAACAGCAGCCGTACGTGGTCGTCATCGGCGGCGGGCAGGGCGGCATCGCCCTCGGCGCGCGGCTGCGGCAGCTCGGGGTGCCCGCGCTGGTCGTCGAGCGCAACGACCGGCCCGGCGACTCCTGGCGCAACCGGTACAAGAACCTCTGCCTGCACGACCCGGTCTGGTACGACCACCTGCCCTACCTGCCGTTCCCGGAGAACTGGCCGGTGTTCGCGCCCAAGGACAAGATCGGCGACTGGCTCGAGATGTACACCCGCCTGATGGAGGTGCCGTACTGGACGAGGTCCACGGTCACGTCCGCCTCGTTCGACGAGCAGGCGCAGCAGTGGCGGGTCGTCGTCGACCGCGACGGCGCGGAGGTGGTCCTCACGCCGCGCCACCTGGTGTTCGCGACCGGCGTGTCCGGGAAGCCGAACGTCCCGTCGCTGCCCGGCATGGACGTCTTCGAAGGCGACCAGCACCACTCCTCGGCGCACCCGGGCCCGGACGCCTACGCCGGGAAGAAGGCCGTGGTGATCGGCTCGAACAACTCCGCCCACGACATCTGCGCCGCCCTGTGGGAGCACGGCGCCGACGTCACCATGGTGCAGCGGTCCTCCACGCACATCGTGAAGTCGGATTCGCTGATGGAACTGGGCCTCGGCGACCTGTACTCCGAGCGCGCGGTGCGGTCCGGCGTCACGACCGAGAAGGCCGACATGATCTTCGCGTCGATCCCGTACCGGATCATGCCCGCGTTCCAGACCCCGGTGTACGACCGGATCCGCGAGCGGGACGCGGACTTCTACGCGCGGCTCGAAGCGGCCGGCTTCGAGCACGACTGGGGCGACGACGGGTCCGGGCTGTTCCTGAAGTACCTGCGCCGCGGCTCCGGCTACTACATCGACGTCGGCGCGGCGGAACTCGTGGCCGACGGCAGCATCAAGCTCGCCCACGGCCAGGTCGACCACCTCACCCGCGACGCCGTGGTCCTGGCGGACGGCACCGAACTGGAGGCCGATCTCGTCGTCTACGCCACCGGCTACGGCTCGATGAACGGCTGGGTGGCCGACCTCGTCGGCCAGGAGACGGCGGACAAGGTCGGCAAGTGCTGGGGCCTCGGCTCCGCCACGACGAAGGACCCCGGCCCATGGGAGGGCGAGCAGCGCAACATGTGGAAGCCCACGCAGCAGGACGGATTGTGGTTCCACGGCGGGAATCTGCACCAGTCCCGGCACTACTCGCTGTACCTGGCCCTGCAGCTGAAAGCGCGCTACGAAGGGATCCCGACGCCGGTGTACGGGCTGCAGGAGGTGCACCACCGGTCCTGAGTCGCCTCCCTTGCGCCGTTAAGGACTCCTTACCCGCGTTGGACGCGGGTAAGGAGTCCTTAACGGCCAGTCCCCAGGCCCGCGATCAGGAGGCCGAGCGCGTACCGGCAGTCGTCCTCGACGGTGGCGCCCGACGCCCGGCGTTCGCGCAGCCCGCGGGCCATCAGCGGGAACGGGAACGTCTCGGCGGAGATCAGCGCCTCCTCGTCCGCGACGGCCGGGCGGGCCTGGTCCTCGGCGGCCCGGCCGAGCACGAGCTGGATCAGCACCCCGGACGCGCGCGTCGCGTCGGCGGCCGGGAAGCCGGCGTCGAGCAGGACCGCCACCGTCCGTTCCGCGAAGTCCCCGAGGGCGCGGGCGGCCATCAGGTCCGCGCCGAGCGCGACCAGCGCCGCGTCCCGGCGGGTGACGAGCGCGGTGTGCAACGCGAGGCCCGCGTCCGCCAGCCAGTCCTGCCACCGGCCGTCCTCGACCGGCGGCAGGCCTTCGACGACCGGGCGGACCAGCGCGTCGGTCATGTGGTCGAGCAGTGCGCGCTTCCCGCTGAAATGCCAGTACAGCGCGGGGGCCTGCACCCCGAGCCCGGCCGCGAGCCGGCGGACGGTCAGCTTGTCGAGGCCTTCGGCGGCCACCAGGTCCCAGGCGGCGTCCACGGTCGCGGCCACGTCGATCGGCATGCTTGACACCTTAACATGTTAAGGACAGGCTTCTCCTTAACATGTTAAGGAGGTTTCGGATGGACATCGACGTACTGGTGGCGGGAGCCGGGCCGGTCGGCTTGTTCCTCGCCGCGGAGCTGCGGCTGGCCGGCGCCCGGGTGACGGTCCTGGAACAGCTCGCGACGCCGTCGACGGCGCGGAAGGCGCGCGGGATCGGGGTTCTGGCCACGGAAGCGCTGGCCCGGCGTGGCCTCGGCGCGCGGCTGGCCGAGGCCGACGTCGAGGGAACCCGCGACCTCGAACGCGAGCACGGCAGCGTCCTCGGCCACTTCGCGGGCATCCACAAACTCGACCCGGCGCTGGCCGACCCCGGCCGCCACGCGACGCGCATCTGGCAACCGGAGCTGGAGCGGCTGCTGTCCGGGCACGCCGAATCCCTCGGCGTCCGGGTGGAGCGCGGCCACGAGGTCACCGGGTTCGTGTCCGATGTGGACGGTGTCACGGTCACCGCCCGCGCCGAGGCCGGGGAACGCCGGTTGCGCGCCGCCTTCCTCGTCGGCTGCGACGGCGGGCGCAGCACGGTCCGCAAGCTCGGCGGCTTCGCTTTCCCCGGCACACCACCGCTGCTGCGGACCGTTGCCGGACGCGTGCGGTTCGCCGAACCGGCCGGCGTCCCGGCAGCGGGCCGCTATCCGACGGGCGACTTCCTCCGGGGCGGGGACCTCGCGGGGGTGACCGAGCCCGCCACGGCCTCGCCCGAGGCCAAGGGACCGGTGTCCCCGGCCGAGCTGGCAACGGCCATCGAGCGGGTCACCGGCGTCCCGGTGCCCGTCGAAACGGTGGACGACGGGCGCCGGTTCGGCGACCAGGCCCGGCAGGTCACGGAGTACCGGCGGGGCCGCGTGCTGCTCGCCGGCGACGCGGCGCACGTGCACTCGCCCAGCGGCGGCCAGGGCCTCAACCTCGGCCTGCTCGACGCGGCGAACCTCGGCTGGAAGCTGGCCGCCGTGGCCGCGGGGACGCTGCCGGACGCCGTGCTCGACACCTACGGCGCCGAACGGCACCCCGCCGGGGCGGCGGTGCTGCGCAACACGCGGGCCCAGTCGGCGTTGCTCGCGCCCGGCGCCCACGTCGACGCGCTACGCGAGATCCTCGCCGAGGTCCTCGACCGGCCCGGCGCGAACCGGTACTTCTCCGAGCTGCTCTCCGGCACCGGGCTGCGGCACGATTTCCCTTACGCCGCCGGGCTTCCCTCGTACGTCGGGCAGCACTCCCCCGACCTGGAACCGGTAAACGACGATGGCCGCCGGTCGCGGCTGTCCGAGCACACCCGGACTGGGCGCGGGCTGCTCCTGCTGGGCCCCGGGGATCGCGGTCTGGCCGCGGCTGCCGACGGCCGCGTGGACGTGCTGGCCGTGCGGGACCCGCCTTCCCAGCTGATCCGGCCCGACGGCGTGGTCGCCTGGGCCGGGGATCCGGCGGTTCTGCCGATCGCGCTGGACACCTGGTTCGGCCGATCCCGGTAACTCTGGTGGGACAGAACACCAACCCGGCCCGGGGTTTCGGCGGTGAACCGATGCCCCGGGCCGGGTTGGTGGGTTACTGCTGGGAGCAGGTCAGCTGCCGGAGCCGCTGGCCGGACCCATGGGCTACCGCTCGAGGTGCGTCAGCCGACGGGACCGCTGGCCGGGACCACCGTCACGTCGTGCTGCTGGCCGGTCTGGCCGATGACGGTGACCGTGAGCTTGTCGCCCGGGTGGTGGGTGTCCATCAGGTTGGTGAGCGCGGTCGCGGAGTTCACGGCCTTGCCGTCCAGTGCCGTGATCACGTCGCCGCCGGTGAGGCCGGCCGTGGCCGCGGGGCCGCCCGCCACCACGTCCTGGACCTGCGCGCCCTGGCTGCCGGTGCTCTGGCCGGTGCCGCTCTGGCCCTGTCCCTGGCCGAGGCCGCCCTGACCGGTGCCGCTCTGGGCGCCGGCGTCGCTGACCGAGACGCCGAGGAACGCGCTCTGTCCGATGTGGACGGTGTCGGACGCGGTGCCCCCGACGATCTGGTGCGCGAGCGTGAGCGCCTGGGCGATCGGGATCGCGAAGCCCTGGTGACCGGTGCTCTGCTGGCCGGAGCCTTGCTGGCCGTCACCCTGCTGTCCCGAACCCTGCTGGCCGTCGCCCTGGCCGAGGCCGCCCTCGCCCTGCCCCAAACCGCCCTGGCCCAGGCCGCCCTGTCCTTGACCCAGCCCGCCTTGACCCTGGCCGAGCCCGCCGCGGCCCTGGCCGCCGTTGAACTGGTAGCCGGCCGACGCGGCGGTGTCGACGCCGATCACCTGGCCGTTGGCGTTCACCAGCGCGCCGCCGGAGTCGCCGGACTGGATGTCGGCGTCCACCTGGATCAGGCCGGTGAGCTGCTCGGAGGAACTGCTGGACTCGTCGGAGGCGGTGATGGACTGGTTCAGCGCCGTCACCTTGCCCGCGGCGGCGCTCGGGGTGCCGCCGGTGCCGCCGGCGTTGCCGATGCCGACCACCGCGTCGCCGACCTGCACCGACGACGAGTCGCCGAGTGACTCCGTGGCCAGGCCGGACGCGTTGGCGAGCTTGATCACCGCGATGTCGTGGCTGCGGTCGTAGCCGAGCACGGAGGCGGTGTAGGTCTTGCCGTTGCCGATGTCGGTCACCTTGATGCTGGTGGCGCCCTCGACGACGTGGTTGTTGGTGAGGATCTCGCCGTCCGCGGTCAGCACGATGCCGGTCCCCGCGGCGGCGGCGCCCTGGTAGCCCAGCTCGGTGTTGATGTCGACCAGGCCCGGGTTCACCTTGCCCGCGATCGCGGACGGGTTGATCGACGTGCTCGACGTCCCGCCCGGCGCGCTCTGCGAGCCGAAGTTCTGGTTGCCGCTCGCCGAGGACCCGCCCGGGGTCCAGACGAAGTGCCCGACGCCCAGCCCGAGCACCACGGCCAGCCCGATCGCCCCCACGGCGATCGCCGCGCTCCGCAACGGCCGCTTCGCCTGCTGCGGCCGGTGGTACGGCGTCTGCGGGAACTGCTGCGTGCCCGGGTACGCGCCGTACGCCGGGTATTGGGCGCCCGGGTACTGGTAGTGGGCGCCGGCCTGTGGGCCGCCCGGGTACCCCGCCGGCCCGGCCGCATACCCGGCACCGCCGGGCTGGCCGCCGGGGTAGTCAGCGCCGCCCTGTTGCCCGGCGGCGTACTCGGCCCCGGCCTGGTACGGGTATCCGGCCTGCTGCGCGGAGCCCGGGTATCCCTCGTAACCCTGCGGCGAGCCGCCCACGGCCTGACCGCCCGTGGCCTGACTGCCCAGCCCTTGCCCGCCGAGTCCTTGCCCGCCCAGTCCCGGCGCCTGTCCGCCCGGCGCTTCCCCCGCGCCCTGGGCCGACCACTCCTGACCGGGCTGCCCGGCCTGGTTCCGGTGGTCCTGCGGTCCCCACTGCCCGCCGGTCGCTCCCGGCTCCTGCTCGTTCATGTCCCGCTCCAGCATCGTCGTGGTCCGGCTGCCGCCAGGGACAAGAACACACCCCGTACCTGAGATTTTCCTTGCCGTGCTCCGTGCAGAACCTGTGGAGTTCGCCCGGGAGCCGGGAACACCCGGCAAATCTCCCCCATACCCACCAAATCAGGCAGTCCGTGGACCCGGCCGCACCGGCCCCGTGGCATTGCTAACTTGGGAGCATGAGCGAGTTGATCGAGGACGAGGCGGTCCGCGCCGAGCGGCTGCTGGACGCGCAGGCCAAGGCGGTCGAGCTGTTCGCGCAGGTGCAGGAGCGGGGCATCCTCGCGCCGGGTGTGCGCGAGGTCGAGGCGAGTGACGCCGTCCGCGACCTCGCCGGGGAGCTGTTCGGCGTGAAGCGCTACTGGCACAAGCGCATCGTGCGCGCCGGGGTCAACACGCTCAAGCCGTACCGCGAGAACCCGCCGGACCGCGTGATCGGCGAGGACGACATCGTGTTCGTCGACTTCGGCCCGATCTTCGAGGAGTTCGAGGCCGACTTCGGCCGGACGTTCGTGCTCGGCGACGACCCGG
This genomic interval carries:
- a CDS encoding chitinase, coding for MRRSRLSVFLAALAVALAGVVAAPGAAGAAALPKHSLIGYLHASFANGSGYVKLADVPAAWDIIDLAFGEPTSPTSGDIRFNRCPASECAGVESDADFIAAIRAKQAQGKKVLISIGGANGQVQLTTTAARDAFVSSVSAIIDKYGLDGLDVDFEGHSLTLDAGDTDFQNPTTPVVVNLISALKTLKSRYGSEFVLTMAPETFLVQTGYQFYGGGSNGGDTRRGAFLPVIDALRDSLTVLHVQDYNSGPIMGLDNQYHTMGGADFPIAMGDMLKAGFPVGDTGKTFAGLRDDQLAVGLPAAVSAGNGFIAPADVQAAVTCLVKNTGCGGYTLRGGAQPALRGLMTWSINWDHYYGWAFQDAHRPFLDALP
- a CDS encoding carboxymuconolactone decarboxylase family protein, which produces MDARLNLFGNPATAKFLKQLISASKVIVDSLPAETQALVEIRASQINGCGFCLDMHTKEAAHAGETSTRLNLVAAWREATVFTEAERAALELTEEGTRLADSGGVSDEVWANAAKHYDEEQLGALVSTIALINTFNRLNVIVRQPAGEYQVGQFG
- a CDS encoding transcriptional regulator; amino-acid sequence: MAGHSAVPPGRSLPAHARDLVRMHEAVIGGGRPPVPPRPLVSRSWSRALSLGLTADSMNARDSVSEAEVARRRHTSPLRHVIGDLRQVIGALSDAGHMLLVVTDADSVILWREGSSAVRRRADTLGFAEGADWTEARVGTNAIGTALAEAAPVELLAGEHFEQNQHPWYCTASPIHDPRTGELLGVIDVSGPALTLHPAVGALVETGRRLAESQLWHSHRQRLERLRRTGEPVLAAGPALLVDADGWVAHSAGVAVGERIAAPRPGQVLAVPGLGACLPEPLGDGWLVRPAERGRQVVLDLDLGRTPLLSLRTGETGWRQPVTRRHAEILVLLGKAGHDGLSAEALSRALHGDAEHLVTVRAEVSRLRRLLGAIVDNRPYRLAEGVRLTVHPGQ
- a CDS encoding NAD(P)/FAD-dependent oxidoreductase; its protein translation is MTQTADRIAPAESPQARVEDWLARFEAALTARDIEAAAALFAVDSYWRDLVSFTWTLKTVEGREGVAGLLGGCLDSTDPRGFRTTEPATEAGGVTEAWIEFETAAGRAKGYLRLKDEGAWTLLTTLRELKGFEEPERDRRPRGVDHGVVRGRRSWAEKRADERERLGAEQQPYVVVIGGGQGGIALGARLRQLGVPALVVERNDRPGDSWRNRYKNLCLHDPVWYDHLPYLPFPENWPVFAPKDKIGDWLEMYTRLMEVPYWTRSTVTSASFDEQAQQWRVVVDRDGAEVVLTPRHLVFATGVSGKPNVPSLPGMDVFEGDQHHSSAHPGPDAYAGKKAVVIGSNNSAHDICAALWEHGADVTMVQRSSTHIVKSDSLMELGLGDLYSERAVRSGVTTEKADMIFASIPYRIMPAFQTPVYDRIRERDADFYARLEAAGFEHDWGDDGSGLFLKYLRRGSGYYIDVGAAELVADGSIKLAHGQVDHLTRDAVVLADGTELEADLVVYATGYGSMNGWVADLVGQETADKVGKCWGLGSATTKDPGPWEGEQRNMWKPTQQDGLWFHGGNLHQSRHYSLYLALQLKARYEGIPTPVYGLQEVHHRS
- a CDS encoding TetR family transcriptional regulator, giving the protein MPIDVAATVDAAWDLVAAEGLDKLTVRRLAAGLGVQAPALYWHFSGKRALLDHMTDALVRPVVEGLPPVEDGRWQDWLADAGLALHTALVTRRDAALVALGADLMAARALGDFAERTVAVLLDAGFPAADATRASGVLIQLVLGRAAEDQARPAVADEEALISAETFPFPLMARGLRERRASGATVEDDCRYALGLLIAGLGTGR
- a CDS encoding FAD-dependent monooxygenase translates to MDIDVLVAGAGPVGLFLAAELRLAGARVTVLEQLATPSTARKARGIGVLATEALARRGLGARLAEADVEGTRDLEREHGSVLGHFAGIHKLDPALADPGRHATRIWQPELERLLSGHAESLGVRVERGHEVTGFVSDVDGVTVTARAEAGERRLRAAFLVGCDGGRSTVRKLGGFAFPGTPPLLRTVAGRVRFAEPAGVPAAGRYPTGDFLRGGDLAGVTEPATASPEAKGPVSPAELATAIERVTGVPVPVETVDDGRRFGDQARQVTEYRRGRVLLAGDAAHVHSPSGGQGLNLGLLDAANLGWKLAAVAAGTLPDAVLDTYGAERHPAGAAVLRNTRAQSALLAPGAHVDALREILAEVLDRPGANRYFSELLSGTGLRHDFPYAAGLPSYVGQHSPDLEPVNDDGRRSRLSEHTRTGRGLLLLGPGDRGLAAAADGRVDVLAVRDPPSQLIRPDGVVAWAGDPAVLPIALDTWFGRSR
- a CDS encoding S1C family serine protease translates to MNEQEPGATGGQWGPQDHRNQAGQPGQEWSAQGAGEAPGGQAPGLGGQGLGGQGLGSQATGGQAVGGSPQGYEGYPGSAQQAGYPYQAGAEYAAGQQGGADYPGGQPGGAGYAAGPAGYPGGPQAGAHYQYPGAQYPAYGAYPGTQQFPQTPYHRPQQAKRPLRSAAIAVGAIGLAVVLGLGVGHFVWTPGGSSASGNQNFGSQSAPGGTSSTSINPSAIAGKVNPGLVDINTELGYQGAAAAGTGIVLTADGEILTNNHVVEGATSIKVTDIGNGKTYTASVLGYDRSHDIAVIKLANASGLATESLGDSSSVQVGDAVVGIGNAGGTGGTPSAAAGKVTALNQSITASDESSSSSEQLTGLIQVDADIQSGDSGGALVNANGQVIGVDTAASAGYQFNGGQGRGGLGQGQGGLGQGQGGLGQGGLGQGEGGLGQGDGQQGSGQQGDGQQGSGQQSTGHQGFAIPIAQALTLAHQIVGGTASDTVHIGQSAFLGVSVSDAGAQSGTGQGGLGQGQGQSGTGQSTGSQGAQVQDVVAGGPAATAGLTGGDVITALDGKAVNSATALTNLMDTHHPGDKLTVTVIGQTGQQHDVTVVPASGPVG